TTTCGATCAAGACATTTAAGACGTACCCTGTGCCACACAAGGCAGGGCGCTGAGGGCAAGACTTAAAGCAATTTGCTTATCGACGCTTCCCTCCCCCAATTCTGACGAAGATCTCGACACCCTTTGTGCACCATGACAGCTAACGTGGACAGATAACGTGTGAACTGAACAGCTCAGCATTCGCCGAGTGTGACATTACTGAGGATGATTTGGTGGATGATTTGGTGGATGATTTGGTGGATGATTTTGGAGCCTTTCACCAAACTTCACCGCCTGCGCGATTTCATATGCAATCATGCCGGTTATACCCCTGATAAAACCGAGGCCCCGGTCAATTATGCATTGTCCTAATGGACAAGAGGCCCGGCCGGGGATCTATCACTACCAAAAAGTTATGTTGCTGCAGATTGACAAATCGTCCAAATCCGTAAATCCCCAAGATACGTCCGAAGATACGTCCAAAGATACGATGAGAACTCGATGCTCTGACAAACCTGAAGCATCTTTTACTGAACTAATTTCAGACAGATCGTGTTTGCTAGTTCTATTTAGATTCCTAGATCACACCGACTACTCTCAGAAACAATGAAAATCCTGCGCAACCCACTCACATCGCTGCTTTTGGCAAGCACTTTTGTGATTTCGGCATGCTCGGCTGGATCGACGTCGTATCAGGAGCCGGTTGAGGTCGATCAATCATCGATTGTCGTGGCCACCACGGCGGCACCGGCGTCATTGGATTTCACCAATGCCTCTGGTGCGGCGATCCCCCAGGCGATGATGTCCAATGTGTACGAAGGCTTGGTGCGTATTGATTCTGAGGGTGAAATCCAGCCGATGTTGGCGACCTCGTGGGAGGTATCGGAGGATCGTCAGGAGTATGTCTTTCAGCTGCGTGAAGGGGTCACCTTTTCTAATGGAGAGCCGTTTGATGCGGAGTCAGCGAAGTTCTCGATCGATCGGGTGAAAACTGATTGGACCAATGGTCTAAAAAGTGGCATGGATGTTGTGGAGTCCACTGAGGTGGTTGATACGCATGTGCTTCGCGTGAGGTTGACTCGCCCGTCGAACCAATGGTTGTGGAACATGGGAACGGCGATTGGGGCGATGATGACGGAGGGAGGCGTCGATAAGCTTGCCACTGACCCGGTTGGTACCGGCCCGTATACGGTGACGCACTGGGCGCCGGGCCGGGCGGTGGGTTTTACGGCGCGCGAGGATTACTGGGGTGAGGCGCCGGCGAATGATGCGGCGACGATTCGGTATTTCAGTGACGCGACGGCCACGACGAATGCGCTGCAAAGTGGCGATGTCGATGTGATTTGGGCGATGCAAGCGCCGGAGCAGTTGTCTATTCTGGATGATTTTGCGGTGGAAGTTGGCACAACCAATGGTGAGATGTTGCTGTCGATGAATAATCAGCGGGCGCCGTTTGATGATGTGCGGGTTCGTCAGGCCGTGATGTATGCGGTTGATCGTCAGGCGATTATTGATACCGCGTTGGAGGGCTACGGCACGGACACCGGTGGTGTGCCGGTTCCGCCGACGGATCCTTGGTATGAAAAATCGGATCAGTATCCATTTGATCCGGACCGGGCGCGCGAATTGTTGCGGGAGGCAGGCTACAGCGAGTCTGAGCGAGTACGGGTGACCATGTCCATTCCGTCGCTCCCCTATGCCCAGGCTGCATCGGAGATTTTGTATTCGCAATTGCGCGATGTGGGGTTTGATCCTGTCATCGAGTCCACCGAATTTCCTGCCGTATGGTTGTCGCAGGTGATGGGCCACAAAGACTATGACATGTCACTGATCGCCCATGTGGAACCCCGCGATCTACCCACGCTGTTCTCACCGGGCTACTACTTGGGATTTGCTGATCCGGAAACGCAAGAGCTGCTCGTTGCGGCTGATAGCTCAGAGACAGAAGTGGAAATGATGAAAGATGTTGTCGATCGCATCATGGACCAAGCTGGGGCAGACAATCTGATGAACGTAGCCAATATCGTGGTGATGGATAAAACCATCACGGGTGTGGATCCCAATGTGGTGTCCGGGGCACTTGAACTGTCAGTGATTGGACGGCGATGACCCATGACGATCCTTAAGACTGTGCTGCGCTACGCGGTGACACTACTTATTGCGAGCATCATTATTTTTGTGTTGATTCGTGTTATTCCCGGTGATCCTGCTGCGATCGCCTTGGGTGTAACGGCAACTCCAGAAGCTATTGCAGAGTTGCAAGCACAGCTGGGCACCGATCAATCGTTGATCTCCCAGTACTTCACGTGGATTAGTGGGATGCTTACGGGATCCTTTGGTACGTCTTTAAGT
The window above is part of the Corynebacterium deserti GIMN1.010 genome. Proteins encoded here:
- a CDS encoding ABC transporter substrate-binding protein, giving the protein MKILRNPLTSLLLASTFVISACSAGSTSYQEPVEVDQSSIVVATTAAPASLDFTNASGAAIPQAMMSNVYEGLVRIDSEGEIQPMLATSWEVSEDRQEYVFQLREGVTFSNGEPFDAESAKFSIDRVKTDWTNGLKSGMDVVESTEVVDTHVLRVRLTRPSNQWLWNMGTAIGAMMTEGGVDKLATDPVGTGPYTVTHWAPGRAVGFTAREDYWGEAPANDAATIRYFSDATATTNALQSGDVDVIWAMQAPEQLSILDDFAVEVGTTNGEMLLSMNNQRAPFDDVRVRQAVMYAVDRQAIIDTALEGYGTDTGGVPVPPTDPWYEKSDQYPFDPDRARELLREAGYSESERVRVTMSIPSLPYAQAASEILYSQLRDVGFDPVIESTEFPAVWLSQVMGHKDYDMSLIAHVEPRDLPTLFSPGYYLGFADPETQELLVAADSSETEVEMMKDVVDRIMDQAGADNLMNVANIVVMDKTITGVDPNVVSGALELSVIGRR